TGCAAGCGCGAGTCCGCGGATGGCCGCGTACTGCCCGAGTTCGACGCGCTGTCCCACTTCACGGCCCTGATCTGCAATGATGACCTTGAGCTGGCTGTGGATGCTGTCTCCCTGTGCCGCAAGCTGGGCCTGGACCCGGTTTCCGTGGCCGGGACTCTGGCCTGCCTTCGGGAAATGGACGGCGCGGATTTCGACCGCGAAACCCTGATTGCCCGCATTCGGGAAATGGCCGAGGGCGGCGATCTGGGGCAGGGGGCTCTGCATTTTGCCGAGACCTGCGGCAGGCCGGAATTTGCCATGGCAGTCAAGGGGCTGGAACTGCCTGCGTTTGACCCGCGTGGCGCGCATGGGCTGGCTTTGGCCTATGCCGTGTCCACGCGCGGCGGCTGCCATTCCCGGGCTTTTCCCGTGAGTCACGAGGTGTTGCGCAAGCCGGTTGCCACGGACCGCTTTTCCTTCATTGGCAAGGCGCCCATGATCAAGGGAGCCGAAGACCTGTACGCGGCTGCCGAATCCCTGATCGCCTGCAACCACATGTTCCTCTCCTCGGGCATGGAGGAGTACGCCCGGGCGTTTTCCGCCGTGACCGGCATGGCCGTCTCGGGCGTGGACCTGCTCCGGGCCGGGGAGCGCATCGTGTACAATGAACGGATCATGAACGCGATGAACGGATTCGCGGCCTGCGACGACGATCTGCCCGAACGTTTTTCTCTCGGAACCCGGCACGTCCGGGGCCGGAATCGAAGTGCGGCCCATTGACCGGGACGCATTTCTGCGGGCTCGGAAAACGTATTATGCGGTGCGCGGGCTGGACGAACAGGGCGTGCCCGTGCGCGAGACTGCCGAACGACTTGGATTGGAGTGGAACGAATGAAGACCATGTGCGACACGTACGCGCGCAAGCTCGTGACCCGGGGACTGGTTTTGGAAGACGACGTGCTCGTGGCCGGAACCGATGCGGAACTGGTGTGGAACCGCGAGGACCCGCGCACTGCGGAGCTGGAAACGGCAATGGCGGAGATCGGGGCAGGCTCGCTGGTCTTTGCCCGGCCTGCCGAGCCGTTTTGCACCATCATGGAATTCCTGTGTGCCCGCAGCCGGAAATCCGTGAAGCCGCGTGATACCGAGACCCGGACCTTTCTGCATGACATCCCCATTGTGCGTGAGTTTTCTGCCGAGGCCCTTGCCAGGGGACTGTCCCGACGCAAGGCCGTGCTCATTCCGGGCCACGGCATTGCGGCCTGCGGTTCGGTCATGCCGGAACAGGCGTTCGTGTTTTATTCTTCCACCTGCTTTGCGGTTTCCGTGCTCTTCTTTTCGGAATATCTGACCCGGATGCGCATCAGTGCGCTGGACCCGGAATACCGGGCTGCGTTCTGGCGGGCCTGCGCGCATCTGCCCGAGCCGCGCATTGATCTGCCGGACCTGCTGCACGGTCCGTTCGAGTCCGAGGATCAGGCCGTGGCCGCCATGACTCAGGCCGGGCGCGCCGTGGTGGAGTATGGTCTGGTGGATTCCTTTTTCGGCAATGTGTCCTGCCGCGTGGACGACGTGATCCACATCAGCCAGACCGGGAGTTCCCTTGACGAGCTGGAAGGGTGCATCGACCCGTGCCCCATGGACGGCTCGTCCTGCGCCGGGCTGACCGCGTCCTCGGAACTCACGGCGCACGAGGACGTGTACCGCCGCACCCCGGCCCGCTGCATCCTGCACGGCCACCCGCGTTTTTCCGTGATCATGTCCATGTACTGCGACCGCGACGACTGCGTGAATCGGGACGCCTGCCACATCCATTGCACGGAAAAGCGGTTTGTGGGCGATGCGCCCGTCGTGCCCGGCGAGGTCGGCACCGGCCCCACGGGACTGTGCCACACCCTGCCGCCCGCACTGGAAAGACACGACGCGGCCATCGTGCTCGGCCACGGCGTGTTCGCCACAGCCCGGACCGATTTCAACGACGCGTTCCGCACCCTGCTGGAAACCGAGAACGCCAGCCGCGAGGCCTATTTCGAACTGGTAAGGTCGTTCGGCGGGTAGGGGGCTTGTAGCGGCTCTTGTCAAAGTCTGGTCGGATGTTTGACGAAGCAATGTGAAAAAAGGGACGGCAGGACAAAAGTCCTGCCGTCCCTTTTTCAATGGAGGAGAGAAAGTTCGGAAAATCAGGCGTGGAGTTTCTTGAGCAGCCAGGCCATGTTTTGGCCGAGGGTCTTCATGGTTTCCAGACCTTCGGCATCCTGCTGCACCTCGCCCTTGTTCATGCCGATGCCCATGTTCCAGTAGCGGGAGCCGGGCACGATCATCTGTTCGATGAAGAAGAAGGTGTTCAGGGCATTGAAGGTCTGCATGGCCCCGCCGCGACGGCAGGCAACCACGGCCGCGCCCACCTTGCGGGCGAACATGCTGTCGTTGGCAAGGGCCACCATGCCCGCACGGTCGATGAGCGCCTTCATTTCCGTGCTCACGTTGCCGAAATACGTGGGTGAGCCCAGAATGATGCCGTCAGCCTCGTCCATGCGTGTGATGCAGTCGTTCATGAAATCCCTGGTCACAGCGCATCGGCGATCCCGGTTTTCAAAACATTTGCTGCACGCGATGCAGCCGTCCATGCGTTTGCCGGACAGTTCCACCAGTTCGGTTTCAATGCCTTCGGCCTCCAGCTCCGCGAACACCATGCGGATCATGTCCGCGGTATTGCCGCCCTTGCGGGCGCTTCCGTTGAATGCAACGACTTTCATGTCGGCTCCTTTGCTTTTCGAGAGCTACATGTCCAGCTGGGTCCAGATCGAGATCACGGGTTCCCCGGCCAGCACTTTGTCCAGCCTTTCGCCCAAGACCGGAAATCACGGCTGATCGCAGTGTGCGTTCAGGTCTGATTCGGAACGCCACAGCTCAGGGAGCATGAAGCGGCTCGGATCGTCCGGGCCGCGTGCATTTCGTGGCGCACGCAACCTGCGTCCTTGCGGCTGTTTGCCACCAGTTCCGCGAACAGGGGCCGGGCTGTGTCCGCCATGCCCGGCCGCACCGAGAACAGCACGTGGTCCGCGATAATTACTTGTTGCCCCACGTGTTGTGATGCACCTTGCTTTCGTCGTATCGATCTTCGGACTTGCGCTCCTGCGCGGGCCAGCCGATGACCGCGAAACCCAGGGGCATGACATGCTCGGGCAGGTCGAACATGCGGCGGAATCCGTCAAAGCTGTCCTCGCTGGGAAGAATGCCGGTCCAGACTGCGCCCAGTCCCTTGGCGTGCGCAGCCAGCAGCAGGTTCTGCATGGCTGCGGAGCAGTCCTGCATCCAGTATCCCGGATATTTTTCCAGATTCCGATCGCCGCAGACCAGAATGCCCATGGGCGCGTGCCCAGCCATGGCGGCATTGGAATTCAGGTTCTTGATGTTTGCCAGTTTTTCGCGATCGTCCACCACGACGAATTGCCACGCCTGCGCGTTGCCCGCGCTCGGGGCCATCATGGCCGCGCCCAGAAGATCGCGCACAATCTCCGGGGAAACAGGCTTGTCCTGATATTTCCGGATGCTTCTGCGGGTGCCCATGGCTTCGAAAACGTCCATGTCATTTCTCCTTCGTAGTGAGTGAATGTTGTCTGACTTTACGCTGACAATCTTTTCTGACATTATAGCAGAAATATCAAGTACGCACCAATTTGTGCTGTAGGCACCTTTTGGAAACCATGTGCGGAATGTCTTTGCGCAAGAACCGCATTTTCATGAAAGCTTACGGGAGAGCCCATGTCCGGCAGCACTCTCAAGACCTGCGGGAACAAGAAATATCACTGCACCGTGGAGCTGACGCTTCAGATCATCGGTGGCAAGTGGAAACCCATCATCATCTATCATCTGGGGCGGGACGGTACGCTCCGTTTTTGCGAACTGAAGCGGACCATTCCCAACATCACCCAGAAGATGCTGACGCAGCAGCTCCGGGAACTGGAGGCGGACAACATCGTGCATCGCGAAGTCTATGCCCAGGTGCCGCCTCGTGTGGAGTATTCCCTGACGCCGACCGGGGAAAGCGTGCTCCCGGTCGTCCATCAGTTGTGCGAGTGGGGGCGGATGTACGAAGAGGCCATGGCCGGGCTTGTGCGGGAACACGCCGAAGCCGTATAACTGCGCCAATGGTTATTTTTTGCAATCATTCCCTTTTCCTGCCCGGTAAATGGCGGTATTTCACTGTGGTCAGTGACTGAAAGGCACACGAACAATGACCACGGGAAAAGACATGAAATCC
Above is a window of Pseudodesulfovibrio tunisiensis DNA encoding:
- a CDS encoding winged helix-turn-helix transcriptional regulator; the encoded protein is MSGSTLKTCGNKKYHCTVELTLQIIGGKWKPIIIYHLGRDGTLRFCELKRTIPNITQKMLTQQLRELEADNIVHREVYAQVPPRVEYSLTPTGESVLPVVHQLCEWGRMYEEAMAGLVREHAEAV
- a CDS encoding nitroreductase family protein encodes the protein MDVFEAMGTRRSIRKYQDKPVSPEIVRDLLGAAMMAPSAGNAQAWQFVVVDDREKLANIKNLNSNAAMAGHAPMGILVCGDRNLEKYPGYWMQDCSAAMQNLLLAAHAKGLGAVWTGILPSEDSFDGFRRMFDLPEHVMPLGFAVIGWPAQERKSEDRYDESKVHHNTWGNK
- a CDS encoding class II aldolase/adducin family protein gives rise to the protein MKTMCDTYARKLVTRGLVLEDDVLVAGTDAELVWNREDPRTAELETAMAEIGAGSLVFARPAEPFCTIMEFLCARSRKSVKPRDTETRTFLHDIPIVREFSAEALARGLSRRKAVLIPGHGIAACGSVMPEQAFVFYSSTCFAVSVLFFSEYLTRMRISALDPEYRAAFWRACAHLPEPRIDLPDLLHGPFESEDQAVAAMTQAGRAVVEYGLVDSFFGNVSCRVDDVIHISQTGSSLDELEGCIDPCPMDGSSCAGLTASSELTAHEDVYRRTPARCILHGHPRFSVIMSMYCDRDDCVNRDACHIHCTEKRFVGDAPVVPGEVGTGPTGLCHTLPPALERHDAAIVLGHGVFATARTDFNDAFRTLLETENASREAYFELVRSFGG
- a CDS encoding aldehyde ferredoxin oxidoreductase C-terminal domain-containing protein, with amino-acid sequence MRPIDRDAFLRARKTYYAVRGLDEQGVPVRETAERLGLEWNE
- a CDS encoding flavodoxin family protein; protein product: MKVVAFNGSARKGGNTADMIRMVFAELEAEGIETELVELSGKRMDGCIACSKCFENRDRRCAVTRDFMNDCITRMDEADGIILGSPTYFGNVSTEMKALIDRAGMVALANDSMFARKVGAAVVACRRGGAMQTFNALNTFFFIEQMIVPGSRYWNMGIGMNKGEVQQDAEGLETMKTLGQNMAWLLKKLHA
- a CDS encoding putative quinol monooxygenase: MGQQVIIADHVLFSVRPGMADTARPLFAELVANSRKDAGCVRHEMHAARTIRAASCSLSCGVPNQT